Part of the Coregonus clupeaformis isolate EN_2021a chromosome 8, ASM2061545v1, whole genome shotgun sequence genome, aaagtaaaactaaaagcatacagagccatagaccgtttcgccaacatgaaagagaggaaggTGGCATTGGCattcaactagtctacaagtaggATGAGTCCCCCCTCCCAAAACAATTGTACAcatgcacgcacccacacacacacacagacagaaatcagtaccatggacagccacatgatatttagcaacattgattggactaaatcgtttttggtatctttaagtttgttttcagtgtattaaattaagcatatatagcctagttgatttgatgatgtttaaatgtttaagttgaaatggtgctggaatagtggaggcagtgctcctgttgtctttgtgctgacttgaggtaactctgtggttctaaatcagaaGTTCAGTAAAACTGTCAAAAACATtgacttgcttgaccatgctgcaggtcaTTTAACTGTTTGTACATGTAATATTTGCTTTGTGTacttcaccagacagatgttGTTCTCCAGTTTTGTGATGACACAAACGTTTCTTAGCTTTTGAAACAAACGTTTCTTcgaaatgtccgacttgctaactggttgaacgcggcaAGTGTATATCTACAAACAGTTAGCAGATCGGAAACTGGCTTTTCTGACTAGATTACTAATCTACCGCCTTCCCTTAAAGTCCCACCCACAATGATTGATTGACAGGTCTGAAACCATACCAACTCTGTGACTCACAAATATCCTGCCCCCTCCCCTGACAATCCAAACCacagtgattgattgacaggccaaactgttaaagggatagttcaaccaaattacaaaatgacacattgggTCTCCACAGCAGGAAAGccaataaaatacatattttgaaGAACAAACATAATTGTGGCATTTCATATCTTGCAGTATAACTGTACATATGACTttaatctcaagagaagacaggtttaATGGTACAAAAAGGTTATCTTACTTAGAAAATAGCCCTGATCATTTAGGCCCAGATAatatccaaaacaacaaacaacacactgaattcatacattttcagtcatttTAATTGTAAATTCATGTCTTTCTACTCAATACCACAAATCATTTTACCAATCTGGGAGATAAAGTCGTTAAAGTATTCAATAATTTAGCTGTGTATTTCGGATGGAATCAAGGCATTAGAGGGATGGAATCAAGGCCGCTAAAATAGAGTTTGCCCCCTCGGAACCCCCCAGCCCGGAACTCCCTGGCTGGCTATTTTTTCTATTTGGCTGGCTACTCCATGTATTTACGGAAAACACTGCCTAAAGACAGGAAAGCAGGCAACAAGCTTAGGTCTTCATATAGACCCATTCTGTGTTTTCAAACATTGCCTCACGAGGgcaagttggtggcagaacaagggggaTTTCTTATAGAACACCAGCAAAAAAGCatctatttacatgttgcttatgagtgcatttcacactacttttggattataattggattttaaggctcgtatgaatgtattgcttaatataatgtttgtgtcatcatcgCAAATCAACTTTGGCTAGATGTTGCTACAGCCTATAtcaatgagcgttagcattctGGCCAACAAATGCTGCaaccaaaatagttattttgcaaatatcacaaccaaatataatcttagcgactgttcaagcaagagtcaaaacatcattgtaagcgtatgagaacccccaaaaattattttgtttgtaagtaataaaaatgtaaatgtgggcTCTTGAATGGGCACAGATATCTTGTACTGGAAAAAGGTATACTGCTCATGAAAAAATGctcatgaaaaaataaaaaataaataataatacaatttgGATATTCCCCACGGGCTTTAAAGGGATGATTTTCACCATATATGGTTAAATAGTGGCGTTTCGCATCGCAAATAGCCCGGGTCATGCACAAGCACTGAAGCTGAGAACAATTGGTATTTATCAATGGTTATCTCCTACTGGTGTACATATGATGCTCATAGGATTGTTTGATAAATTACACTTTTTCTATGTAGTATTTTAGAATAGTTTCTACGCAATATTGATACATGAGGcccctggtcaatataatggtcAATCTGTACTGAAGGGCTGGTCTTCAATAGAGCACAGAGACAGCCTGGGTACTACTGCAGACTTTTGACCGGGGGAAAACGAAACCAGACGGTAAGTTTCGGTTTCCAAATCCCAACGTCAGGGGGAGTACCACTGTGACGATATAAATATCCAGCTCATAACGACacaaacagataatttgttcttCAACAGCATTTTTTTCATTTGTTCTCCGACATTGATGACCATGAGCACAGGTAGGCAATGAATACTTTTAAGTTACTTTCTTTTATCCTATTATGCCGTTTTTCTGGACATATGACCAGTGTCTAGCTTGTttgtttattcatttatttacatAACGGAAGTAGGCCTAGGTCTATTTATGTGCATTAATCAGGAAAGTTATTTAATAAGCCCTTGCTGCACTATCTGAACCAGTCCGGTcctgactcagtgtgtgtgttgtttgcgtACGTGCGCTTGCAtgtttgtctatgtgtgtgtgcgtgcttgcttatgtgtgtgtgtgtgtgtgtgtgtgtgtgtgtgtgtgtgtaacccagACTGGACGCCCACCCTGTGGTCAGAGTGTTTTGAGGAGATGTTGGATGAGGAGTTGGACAGTAGTGACCAGTGGGCCTTCCACTTCAACTATGGCCTGACAGAAACACTCaccaaggaggagaggaggagagaatggAGGGTGTACAGCCACTGTGCCTTTGGACAGTACGTATCTGTTTCTCTTACTATCATTGTCTTTATGCTTGTTATGTGTTGTGTAGGCCTGTGGTTTTCCCCTACTCAGTTCCACAAAGGTTCAGAAAATTGGCACTGCAGCGCCACCATGTGGAAACAGACCACTTGTCTAAAATGACAGATAGACATGCTTTCATtcaaatgctctctctctctctctctctctctctctctctctctctctctctctcccgcgacctctctctctctccccctctctctctccctctccctctccccctcccccccttctcgctccctctacctctctctctcaggttccAGTGTGGTAAGTGTTTTAAGACGTGGCGGTCGGCACGGGTGGTGGTAGTGTTCCGGTACCGTCTGCAGAATAAGACAGCGAGGGGGACTGTGCTGATGCGGCCGCTCGGCCAGGCATGCAGACGCTGCCGGGAAGAGTTTGAACTCCCAGGTTTCTCCCAGAACGAGGTGGAGGAGGCACTGCTTGGACTAATTGGAAAGATTAGGAAGAACTGCtacggagaggaggaggaggaggaggacgaggaggacgaggatgatgatgaggaggaagaCGATGGGTCAGAGAAGGTGTCGATGAGGCCCCATGAGAAAGCTCTGTGTGAAGCCTGCAGACTGGGCATCTGCTGTCAAGAGTAGAGAAAAAgagtgaacgtgtgtgtgtgtgtgacagagagacagtgggggGAACGTATAGCCTAATGCTGTCTAGAATTCGTTGTAAAAATATTAAGAACAGCACTATCTATAATGTGCCTATGGACTCAATACAAACTTTATGTAGCCTAATGTCATGTACTAACGTTGGCAAATAGCAATGACCAAATATTTTATCCATAACTTCCTTATACTTTGGAGTTGTGTAATAAACATGTATTATGTGTAATAAATGTACAGAATGGGAAGACTTATATGTGCTTTTGAGTGTTTTTTACTTCTACCGTTTGCAAATTTGAATAGTTTGGGCAAGTTTGAGGCACTTTTAACAACCTTTCTAAACCATCTTTGAGACAGGATACAAGGAGACGAAGACATTTATTGACCAATCAGGTGTAAGTGGCCAGTGACAGCTTTTCTGCGCATGCGTGTAACGCCTCTCTTCCTGGCAGCAATAACAACAGAAACAGCAGCATCTCGCATCATCACTCGGAAGAACTGAGGTtagagagaaaggaaggaaggatggtGGGGAGTCGACAAGGAAAATGATGAAATAACGGTATTCTGCCAGTGTGAATGTTTGGATGTCCAACTGGTGACCAAGTTAATCGATGGTGGTGTAAGTAGTAGattgatagctagctaagtaacgtTAGATTTTATCAGCTAGATGTgtatcattagctagctagccagctaacgttagctgtgtTGGCCAGTTGTGGCTAGGTAGCTTTAATGATTTGACAAGACTAAATTGAGAGGCCAACAACGATATACTCGCTTAGCTAGCTCTTACCATTTAAACCACAGCCCTGGCATCAGCTTAATTGAACCAGCATAACTTGGCATCACGTTTACAGATATTCACGTCAGTCAGTTCTGTAGCAGAACGGTGGTAGGTAACTAGCTAGACATGGAGCGCCATAGAGACAGAAATACATGGCTCTGGCTATGATTATTATTCTTAGCTAGTCATAGCTGCATGGCTAGGtggtaactaacgttagctagctaacaagtgaTAAGAGTCTGTCCATGCTAGCCTGTTGAAAGAGCCAGAGACCAACGAATAAAGCAATTATCCAAAGTTCGAGCTGTAGGCTACATGGTGGGGAGTGGAGTTTAGTCCGCCACATAGGGGGTTGCCTGGACAACCATATACAGATTCAGAcagggtctttgttttttttaGCTCGCTAGCTAACCCTTATGTTGAGTCTGACCCTTAAACGTTAGctgttgcaccccttctcaaaaaaccaacactcgatcccactgatgtcaacaactacagaccagtatcccttctttcttttctttccaaaactattgagcgtgccgtctttagccaactctcttgctatctctctcagaatgaccttcttgatccaaaccagtcaggtttcaggactggtcattcaactgagactgctcttctctgtgtcacggaggctctccgcactgctaaagctaactctctctcctctgctcttgtccttctagacctgtctgctgcctttgatactgtgaaccatcagatcctcctctccaccctctccgagctgggcatctccggcgcggctcactcctggatcgcgtcctacctgacgtgtcgctcctaccaagtggcgtggcgagaagctgtctccgcaccacgtgctctcaccactggcgtcccccagggctcagttctaggccctctcctattctccctatacaccaagtcacttggctctgtcatatccttacatggcctctcctatcattgctacgctgacgatacacaactaatcttctcctttcccccttctgataaccaggtggcgaatcgcatctctgcatgtctggcagacatatcagtatggatgacggatcaccacctcaagctgaaccttggcaagacggagctgctcttcctcccggggaaggactgcccgttccatgatctcgccatcacggttgacaactccgttgtgtcctcctcccacagtgcgaagagccttggcgtgaccctggacaacaccctgtcgttctccgctaacatcaaggcggtgacccgatcctgcaggttcatgctctacaacattcggagagtacgaccctgccttacacaggaagcggcacaggtccaatccaggcacttgtcatctccccgtctggattactgcaactcgctgttggctgggctccctgcctgtgccattaaacccctacaactcatccagaatgccgcagcccgtctggtgttcaaccttcccaagttctctcacgtcaccccgctcctccgcacactccactggcttccagttgaagctcgcatctgttacaagaccatggtgcttgcctatggagctgtgaggggatcggcacctctgtaccttcaggctctgatcagtccctacatccaaacgagggcattgcgttcatccacctctggcctgctggctccccttcctctgcggaagcatagttcccgctcagcccagtcaaaactgttcgctgctctggcaccccaatggtggaacaagctccctcacgacgccaggacagcggagtcactcaccaccttccggagacatttgaaaccccacctctttaaggaatacctgggataggataaagtaatccttctacccccccctaaaaaaaaagagatattgtaaagtggttctcccactggctatagggtgaatgcacctatttgtaagtcgctctggataagagcgtctgctaaatgacgtaaatgtaaatgttaaacctgaaccctgaagaaggcactgcGTGCCGAAACGTTGGTTGCTATACCCATTAAACTTTTGGGAGCATAATTAGAGTGTGCgactttctttctttatttttagagTCTGACACTTAGCACACTGCTAAATTGAAGTAGCTACATGTGTTGGGCCAACTTCACCATGTTTATGAACACTGTGTTATAAATGCTATGTTATGAACACTTACTTATAAGCTATGTGTTGTAAACACATCATGCCACCAAAAGCCGATGGTTGTTttgttgattttttttattttttatttatttttttatttcacctttatttaaccaggtaaaccagttgagaacaagttctcatttacaactgcgacctggccaagataaagcaaagcagtgcgataaaaacaacaacacagaggtacatatggggtaaaacaaaacaaagtcaaaaatacaacagaaatacatatatatacagtgtgtgcaaatgtagcaagttatggaggtaaggcactaaataggctatagtgcaaaataattacaattagtattaacactggaatgatagatgtgcaagagatgatgtgcaaatagagatactggggtacaaatgagcaaaataaataacaatatagggatgaggtagttgtgcgggctaatttcagatgggctgtgtacaggtgcagtgatcggtaaggtgctctgacaactgatgcttaaagttagtgagggagataagtgtctccagcttcagagatttttgcaatttgttccagtcattggcagcagagaactggaaggaattgcggccaaaggaggtgttggctttggggatgaccagtgagatatacctgctggagcgcagactacgggtgggtgttgctatggtgaccaatgagctaagataaggcggggatttgcctagcagtgatttatagatggcctggagccagtgggtttggcgatgaatatgtagtgaggaccagccaacaagagcgtacaggtcacagtggtgggtattatatggggctttggagacaaaacggatggcactgtgatagactacatccaatttgctgagtagagtgttggaggctattttgtaaatgacatcgccgaagtcaaggatcggtaggatagtccgttttacgagggcatgtttggcagcatgagtgaaggaggctttgttgcgaaataggaaaccgattctagatttaactttggattggagattcttaatgtgagtctggaaggagagtttacagtctaaccagacacctagatatttgtagttgtccacatactctaggtcagacccgtcgagagtagtgattctagtctggtgggcgggtgcaagcagcgttcggttgaagagcatgcatttagttttactagtgtttaagagcagttggaggctactgaaggagtgttgtatggcattgaagctcgtttggaggtttgttaacacagtgtccaatgaagggccagatgtatacaaaatggtgtcgtctgcgtagaggtggatctgagagtcaccagcagcaagagcgacgtcattgatatacacagagaaaagagtcggcccaagaattgaaccctgtggcaccccccatagagactgccataggtccagacaacaggccctccgatttgacacattgaactctatctgagaagtagttggtgaaccaggcgaggcagtcatttgagaaaccaaggctatttagtctgccaataagaatgcggtggttgacagagtcgaaagccttggccaggtcaatgaaaacggctgcacagtactgtctattatcgatcgcggttataatatcgtttaggaccttgagcgtggctgaagtgcacccatgaccagctcggaaaccggattgcatagcggagaaggtacggtgggattcgaaatggtcggtgatctgtttgttgacttggctttcaaaaacttttgaaaggcagggcaggatggatatgggtctgtaacagtttggatctagagtgtcacccccctttgaagagggggatgaccgtggcagctttccaatctctggggatctcagatgttacgaaagagaggttgaacaggctagtaataggggttgcgacaatttcggcggctagttttagaaagaaagggtccagaatTTTTGGCAATAGAAAACTATGATTTGCTTTGAATCCATGTCAGGATGCtgtaatgctgtaatgctgtTGTGCTGTTGACATAAGAATACTAAGTTATTTAGCaaatatcacaaccaaatataatcttagtGACTGTTCAAGCAAGAGTCAAAACATAATTGTAAGTGTATGAGAACCCCCCAAAATTATTTTGTTTATAAGTAATAAAAATTTTAATGTGGGCTCTTGAATGGGCACAGATGTCTTGTACTGGAAAAACGTATACTGctcatgaaaaaataaaaaataaaaaataatacaatttGGATATTCCCCACGGGCTTTAAAGGGATGATTTTCACCATATATGGTTAAATAGTGGCGTTTCGCATCGCAAATAGCCCGGGTCATGCACAAGCACTGAAGCTGAGAACAATTGGTATTTATCAATGGTTATCTCCTACTGGTGTACATATGATGCTCATAGGATTGTTTGATAAATTAAATTTTTTCTATGTAGTATTTTAGAATAGTTTCTACGCAATATTGATACATGAGGcccctggtcaatataatggtcAATCTGTACTGAAGGGCTGGTCTTCAATAGAGCACAGCGACAGCCTGCGTACTACTGCAGACTTTTGACCGGGGGAAAACGAAACCAGACGGTAAGTTTCGGTTTCCAAATCCCAACGTCAGGGGAGTACCACTGGGACCATATAAATATCCAGCTCATAACGACacaaacagataatttgttcttCAACAGCATTTTTTTCATTTGTTCTCCGACATTGATGACCATGAGCACAGGTAGGCAATGAATACTTTTAAGTTACTTTCTTTTATCCTATTATGCCGTTTTTCTGGACATATGACCAGTGTCTAGCTTGTttgtttattcatttatttacatAACGGAAGTAGGCCTAGGTCTATTTATGTGCATTAATCAGGAAAGTTATTTAATAAGCCCTTGCTGCACTATCTGAACCAGTCCGGTcctgactcagtgtgtgtgttgtttgcgtACGTGCGCTTGCAtgtttgtctatgtgtgtgtgcgtgcttgcttatgtgtgtgtgtgtgtgtgtgtgtgtgtgtgtgtaacccagACTGGACGCCCACCCTGTGGTCAGAGTGTTTTGAGGAGATGTTGGATGAGGAGTTGGACAGTAGTGACCAGTGGGCCTTCCACTTCAACTATGGCCTGACAGAAACACTCaccaaggaggagaggaggagagaatggAGGGTGTACAGCCACTGTGCCTTTGGACAGTACGTATCTCTTTCTCTTACTATCATTGTCTTTATGCTTGTTATGTGTTGTGTAGGCCTGTGGTTTTCCCCGACTCAGTTCCACAAAGGTTCAGAAGATTGGCACTGCAGCGCCACCATGTGGAAACAGACCACTTGTCTAAAATGACAGATAGACATGCTTTCATtcaaatgctctctctctctctctctctctctctctctctctctctctctctctctctctctctcgctctctctctctctcccgcgacctctctctctctccccctctctctctccctctccctctccccctctccctctccccctcccccccttcttgctccctctacctctctctctcaggttccAGTGTGGTAAGTGTTTTAAGACGTGGCGGTCGGCACGGGTGGTGGTAGTGTTCGGTACCGTCTGCAGAATAAGACAGCGAGGGGGACTGTGCTGATGCGGCCGCTCGGCCAGGCATGCAGACGCTGCCGGGAAGAGTTTGAACTCCCAGGTTTCTCCCAGAACGAGGTGGAGGAGGCACTGCTTGGACTGTTTGGAAAGATTAGGAAGAACTGCtacggagaggaggaggaggaggaggaggaggaggaggaggaggaggatgatgaggaggaggaggaagaggatgggtCAGAGAAGGTGTCGATGAGGCCCCATGAGAAAGCTCTGTGTGAAGCCTGCAGACTGGGCATCTGCTGTCAAGAGTAGAGAAAAAgagtgaacgtgtgtgtgtgtgtgacagagagacagtgggggGAACGTATAGCCTAATGCTGTCTAGAATTCGTTGTAAAAATATTAAGAACAGCACTATCTATAATGTGCCTATGGACTCAATGCAAACTTTATGTAGCCTAATGTCATGTACTAACGTTGGCAAATAGCAATGACCAAATATTTTATCCATAACTTCCTTGTACTTTGGAGTTGTGTAATAAACATGTATTATGTGTAATAAACGTACAGAATGGGAAGACTTATATGTGCTTTTGAGTGTTTTTTACTTCTACCGTTTGCAAATTTGAATGGCTTGGGCAAGTTTGAGGCACTTTTAACAACCTTTCTAAACCATCTTTGAGACAGGAGACAAGGAGACGAAGACATTTATTGACCAATCAGGTGTAAGTGGCCAGTGACAGCTTTTCTGCGCATGCGTGTAATGCCTCTCTTCCTGGCAGCAATAACAACAGAAACAACAGAAACAGCAGCATCTCGCATCATCACTCGGAAGAACTGAGGTTggagagaaaggaaggaaggatggtGGGGAGTCGAGAAGGGAAATGATGAAATAACGGTATTCTGCCAGTGTGAATGTTTGGATGTCCAACTGGTGACCAAGTTAATCGATGGTGGTGTAAGTAGTAGattgatagctagctaagtaacgtTAGATTTTATCAGCTAGATGTgtatcattagctagctagccagctaacgttagctgtgtTGGCCAGTTGTGGCTAGGTAGCTTTAATGATTTGACAAGACTAAATTGAGAGGCCAACAACGATATACTCGCTAGCTAGCTCTTACCATTTAAACCACAGCCCTGGCATCAGCTTAATTGAACCAGCATAACTTGGCATCACGTTTACAGATATTCACGTCAGCCAGTTCTGTAGCAGAACGGTGGTAGGTAACTAGCTAGACATGGAGCGCCATAGAGACAGAAATACATGGCTCTGGCTATGATTATTATTCTTAGCTAGTCATAGCTGCATGGCTAGGtggtaactaacgttagctagctaacaagtgaTAAGAGTCTGTCCATGCTAGCCTGTTGAAAGAGCCAGAGACCAACGAATAAAGCAATTATCCAAAGTTCGAGCTGTAGGCTACATGGTGGGGAGTGGAGTTTAGTCCGCCACATAGGGGGTTGCCTGGACACAACCAGATACAGATTCAGAcaggg contains:
- the LOC121573021 gene encoding receptor-transporting protein 3 — translated: MTMSTDWTPTLWSECFEEMLDEELDSSDQWAFHFNYGLTETLTKEERRREWRVYSHCAFGQFQCGKCFKTWRSARVVVVFRYRLQNKTARGTVLMRPLGQACRRCREEFELPGFSQNEVEEALLGLIGKIRKNCYGEEEEEEDEEDEDDDEEEDDGSEKVSMRPHEKALCEACRLGICCQE